The following are from one region of the Mycolicibacterium helvum genome:
- a CDS encoding bifunctional riboflavin kinase/FAD synthetase: protein MERWRGQDEIPSDWGRCVVTIGVFDGVHRGHAELIARAVKAGRTRGVPVVLMTFDPHPMEVVFPGSHPAQLTTLARRAELAEELGIDVFLVVPFTTDFMKLTPDRYIHELLVERLHVVEVIVGDNFTFGKKAAGNVGTLRKAGDRFGFAVESMSLVAEHHQSETVTFSSTYIRSCVDAGDVVTAAEALGRPHRVEGVVVRGDGRGRGLGFPTANVAPPMYSAIPADGVYAAWFTVLGHGPVTGSVVPGERYQAAVSVGTNPTFSGRTRTVEAFVLDTAADLYGQHVAVDFVARLRGQLRFDSVHDLVEAMGKDTEKARAILSAQD from the coding sequence GTGGAGCGGTGGCGCGGACAGGACGAGATCCCCTCGGACTGGGGCCGATGTGTGGTGACCATCGGCGTATTCGACGGTGTGCATCGAGGGCACGCCGAACTGATCGCTCGCGCCGTGAAGGCGGGCCGGACGCGTGGTGTGCCGGTGGTGCTGATGACGTTCGACCCACATCCGATGGAAGTGGTGTTCCCGGGGAGCCACCCGGCGCAGCTGACGACGCTGGCTCGGCGTGCTGAACTGGCCGAGGAGCTGGGTATCGACGTCTTTCTGGTCGTGCCCTTCACCACCGATTTCATGAAGCTCACGCCGGACCGCTACATCCACGAACTGCTGGTGGAGCGGCTGCACGTGGTTGAGGTGATCGTCGGCGACAACTTCACCTTCGGCAAAAAGGCGGCCGGCAACGTCGGCACGCTGCGGAAGGCCGGTGACCGGTTCGGCTTCGCCGTCGAGAGCATGTCGCTGGTCGCCGAACACCATCAGAGCGAGACGGTCACCTTCTCGTCGACTTACATCCGCTCCTGTGTCGATGCCGGGGACGTGGTGACCGCGGCCGAGGCGCTGGGTCGGCCGCACCGTGTCGAAGGCGTCGTGGTGCGGGGCGACGGACGTGGACGAGGGCTGGGCTTCCCGACCGCCAACGTCGCTCCGCCGATGTACTCCGCGATCCCGGCCGACGGCGTCTACGCCGCGTGGTTCACCGTGCTGGGCCACGGGCCGGTTACCGGCTCGGTGGTCCCGGGGGAGCGGTATCAGGCTGCGGTCTCGGTCGGCACCAATCCGACGTTCTCCGGGCGCACTCGCACGGTGGAGGCTTTCGTCCTGGACACCGCCGCCGACCTCTATGGCCAACACGTCGCGGTGGACTTCGTCGCCCGGCTGCGCGGCCAGCTCAGATTCGATTCGGTGCACGACCTGGTCGAGGCGATGGGCAAGGACACCGAGAAGGCCCGCGCGATCCTGTCCGCGCAGGACTGA
- a CDS encoding SRPBCC family protein — translation MPVTDVAHDIENLTLTITAEFAAPVQRIWQIYADPRQLEKVWGPPTYPATVVDHSLTPGSRTTYFMTGPEGDKHAGYWDITAVDEPTSFAFLDGFADADLNPNPDMPVSENTYTFTELGGGTRAVYVAKFATAEGLQQVLDMGVVEGSTSAINQIDDLIAS, via the coding sequence ATGCCCGTGACCGACGTCGCGCACGACATCGAGAACCTGACCCTGACCATCACCGCCGAGTTCGCCGCTCCGGTGCAGCGCATCTGGCAGATCTACGCCGACCCGCGGCAACTGGAGAAGGTGTGGGGACCGCCGACGTACCCGGCCACCGTGGTCGATCACAGCCTCACGCCCGGGAGTCGCACCACGTATTTCATGACCGGCCCCGAGGGCGACAAGCACGCCGGATATTGGGACATCACGGCCGTCGACGAGCCGACGAGCTTTGCCTTCCTCGACGGCTTCGCCGACGCCGATTTGAACCCGAACCCCGACATGCCGGTCTCGGAGAACACCTACACCTTCACCGAGCTGGGCGGCGGCACCCGCGCGGTTTACGTCGCCAAGTTCGCCACCGCCGAAGGCCTTCAGCAGGTGCTGGACATGGGTGTGGTGGAGGGCTCCACGTCGGCGATCAACCAGATCGACGACCTGATCGCGTCCTGA
- a CDS encoding ArsR/SmtB family transcription factor: MTVDQEDRTDALFHALADRTRRDIMRRALTGEHSVSALATNYDMSFAAVQKHVAVLEKAGLITKRRNGREQLACGEVTAVRSVAAMLSELELLWRSRIARIDALIATEKKSEI, from the coding sequence GTGACCGTAGACCAGGAGGATCGAACGGACGCCCTGTTCCATGCGCTCGCCGACCGGACCAGGCGCGACATCATGCGCCGGGCACTGACCGGCGAGCACTCGGTTTCCGCCCTGGCGACCAACTACGACATGAGCTTCGCCGCCGTGCAGAAGCATGTGGCCGTGCTGGAAAAAGCCGGCCTGATCACCAAGCGACGCAATGGTCGCGAGCAGTTGGCCTGCGGCGAGGTGACGGCCGTGCGGTCGGTGGCCGCCATGCTCAGCGAGCTGGAACTCCTTTGGCGGAGTCGCATCGCCCGTATCGACGCACTCATCGCAACCGAGAAGAAGTCGGAAATCTAA
- the rpsO gene encoding 30S ribosomal protein S15, translating to MALTAEQKKEILGQYGLHETDTGSPEAQVAMLTKRISDLTEHLKQHKHDHHSRRGLLLLVGRRRRLLKYVADLDVARYRSLIERLGLRR from the coding sequence GTGGCGCTGACCGCCGAGCAGAAAAAAGAAATCCTGGGCCAGTACGGTCTGCACGAGACCGACACCGGTTCTCCCGAGGCGCAGGTGGCGATGCTGACCAAGCGCATCTCCGACCTCACCGAGCACCTCAAGCAGCATAAGCACGATCACCACTCGCGGCGTGGGTTGCTGTTGCTGGTCGGCCGTCGCCGCCGGCTGCTCAAGTACGTCGCTGACCTCGATGTCGCGCGCTACCGCTCGCTGATCGAGCGGCTGGGTCTGCGCCGCTGA
- a CDS encoding polyribonucleotide nucleotidyltransferase encodes MSVAEIDEGVFESTAVIDNGSFGTRTIRFETGRLAQQAAGAVVAYLDDETMLLSATTASKSPKDHFDFFPLTIDVEERMYAAGRIPGSFFRREGRPSTDAILTCRLIDRPLRPTFISGLRNEIQVVVTILSLDPKDLYDVLAINAASASTQISGLPFSGPVGGVRVALIDGQWVAFPTVEQLERAVFDMVVAGRKAGDDVAIMMVEAEATDNVIELIAGGAGAPTEAVVAEGLEAAKPFIAALCDAQKALADKAAKPVADYPLFPDYQDDVYAAVAHTAGDSLAQALTIAGKHERDERTDEIKNEVLGELGETFAGREKEIGAAYRSLTKKLVRQRILTDHFRIDGRGVTDIRALSAEVAIIPRAHGSALFERGETQIMGVTTLDMVKMAQQIDSLGPETSKRYMHHYNFPPYSTGETGRVGSPKRREIGHGALAERALMPVLPSVEEFPYAIRQVSEALSSNGSTSMGSVCASTLSLLNAGVPLKAPVAGIAMGLVSDDVDGERRFVTLTDILGAEDAFGDMDFKCAGTKEFVTALQLDTKLDGIPSQVLAGALAQAKDARLTILEVMAEAIDAPDEMSPYAPRVTAIKIPIDKIGEVIGPKGKMINAITEETGASISIEDDGTVFVGATDGPSAQAAIDRINAIANPQLPKVGERFLGTVVKTTDFGAFVSLLPGRDGLVHISKLGRGKRINKVEDVVKVGDKLRVEIADIDNRGKISLVLVDEDGAGASEEAPAPVDADAATADA; translated from the coding sequence ATGTCTGTAGCTGAAATCGACGAAGGCGTCTTCGAATCGACCGCCGTCATTGACAACGGGAGCTTCGGCACCCGCACCATCCGTTTCGAGACCGGCCGGCTCGCCCAGCAAGCCGCTGGAGCCGTCGTCGCCTACCTCGACGACGAGACCATGCTGCTGAGCGCGACGACCGCCAGCAAGTCCCCCAAAGATCATTTCGACTTCTTCCCGTTGACCATCGACGTCGAGGAGCGGATGTACGCCGCCGGGCGCATCCCCGGATCGTTCTTCCGCAGGGAAGGCCGTCCCTCCACGGATGCGATCCTGACCTGTCGTCTGATCGACCGTCCGCTGCGCCCGACCTTCATCTCGGGTCTGCGCAACGAGATCCAGGTCGTTGTGACGATCCTGAGCCTGGATCCCAAGGATCTGTACGACGTGCTGGCGATCAACGCCGCGTCGGCCTCCACCCAGATTTCCGGTCTGCCGTTCTCCGGCCCGGTCGGCGGCGTGCGCGTCGCCCTGATCGATGGCCAGTGGGTTGCCTTCCCGACCGTCGAGCAGCTTGAGCGCGCGGTGTTCGACATGGTCGTCGCGGGTCGTAAGGCCGGTGACGACGTTGCGATCATGATGGTCGAGGCCGAGGCCACCGACAATGTCATCGAGCTCATCGCCGGCGGTGCCGGTGCACCGACCGAGGCCGTGGTGGCCGAGGGACTCGAGGCGGCCAAGCCGTTCATCGCCGCGCTGTGCGATGCGCAGAAGGCATTGGCGGACAAGGCGGCCAAGCCGGTCGCCGACTACCCGCTGTTCCCCGATTACCAGGACGACGTGTATGCGGCCGTCGCTCACACGGCCGGCGATTCGCTGGCGCAGGCGCTCACCATCGCCGGTAAGCACGAGCGCGACGAGCGCACCGATGAGATCAAGAACGAGGTCCTCGGAGAGCTCGGCGAGACGTTCGCCGGGCGCGAGAAGGAGATCGGCGCAGCCTACCGCTCGCTGACCAAGAAGCTTGTGCGCCAGCGCATCCTGACCGATCACTTCCGCATCGACGGCCGCGGCGTCACCGACATCCGTGCCCTCTCGGCCGAGGTCGCGATCATCCCGCGGGCACACGGCAGCGCACTGTTCGAGCGGGGCGAAACCCAGATCATGGGTGTCACCACGTTGGACATGGTCAAGATGGCCCAGCAGATCGACTCGCTGGGACCGGAAACCTCCAAGCGCTACATGCACCACTACAACTTCCCGCCGTATTCGACCGGTGAAACCGGTCGCGTCGGCTCGCCCAAGCGCCGCGAGATCGGCCACGGTGCACTCGCCGAGCGTGCGCTGATGCCGGTGCTGCCGAGTGTCGAGGAATTCCCGTACGCGATCCGTCAGGTGTCGGAAGCGTTGAGCTCCAACGGTTCCACCTCGATGGGCTCGGTGTGCGCGTCCACCCTGTCGCTGCTGAACGCCGGTGTGCCGCTGAAGGCCCCGGTCGCCGGTATCGCGATGGGCCTGGTGTCCGACGATGTCGATGGCGAGCGTCGCTTCGTCACGCTGACCGATATCCTCGGCGCCGAGGATGCCTTCGGCGACATGGACTTCAAGTGCGCCGGCACCAAGGAATTCGTCACCGCACTCCAGCTGGACACCAAGCTGGACGGGATTCCCTCCCAGGTCCTGGCAGGCGCTCTTGCTCAAGCCAAGGATGCGCGCCTGACCATCCTCGAGGTGATGGCCGAAGCCATCGACGCTCCGGACGAGATGAGCCCGTACGCCCCGCGCGTCACCGCCATCAAGATCCCGATCGACAAGATCGGCGAGGTCATCGGGCCCAAGGGCAAGATGATCAATGCGATCACGGAGGAGACCGGCGCATCGATCTCGATCGAGGACGACGGCACGGTGTTCGTCGGTGCCACCGACGGCCCGTCGGCTCAGGCGGCGATCGACCGGATCAACGCGATCGCCAACCCGCAGCTGCCCAAGGTCGGCGAGCGGTTCCTCGGAACAGTGGTGAAAACCACTGACTTTGGAGCTTTCGTTTCCCTATTGCCCGGTCGTGACGGCCTGGTGCACATCTCGAAGCTGGGCCGCGGCAAGCGGATCAACAAGGTCGAGGATGTCGTGAAGGTCGGCGACAAGCTCCGGGTGGAGATCGCAGACATCGACAACCGCGGCAAGATCTCGCTGGTGCTGGTGGACGAAGATGGGGCAGGCGCGTCCGAAGAAGCACCGGCTCCTGTTGATGCCGATGCCGCGACCGCCGACGCCTAA
- a CDS encoding M16 family metallopeptidase, giving the protein MPRPPTPKSGGQERSDSGLGSALRRGRRLDTEAPVAVRRTVLPGGLRVVTEFVPSVRSASVGVWVDVGSRDEGPTVAGAAHFLEHLLFKATPTRTAVEIAQSVDAVGGELNAFTAKEHTCYYAHVLDDDLELAVDLVADVVLNGVCASRDVELERDVVLEEIAMRDDDPEDALGDVFLTAMFGDHPVGRPVIGSVDSVSGMTRSQLHSFHVRRYTPERMVVAVAGNIDHNEVLRLVRKHFAGRLVKGRTPQPPRKGTGRLAGQPSLALINRDAEQTHLSLGVRVPGRHWPHRWALSVLNTALGGGLSSRLFQQIRESRGLAYSVFSSVDTFSDTGALSVYAACLPERFDEVVRLTTQVLDDVARDGITESECRIAKGSIRGGLVLGLEDSASRMHRLGRSELNYGEYRSISTTLQRIDDVTLDEVNAIARQVLTKPFGAAILGPYKSKRALPQPLRTIRS; this is encoded by the coding sequence ATGCCGCGACCGCCGACGCCTAAGTCCGGCGGCCAGGAGCGCAGCGACTCGGGGTTGGGTTCTGCACTTCGCCGCGGCCGGCGCCTCGACACTGAGGCGCCGGTTGCGGTGCGGCGCACCGTACTTCCCGGCGGCCTGCGCGTCGTTACCGAGTTCGTGCCGTCGGTACGCTCGGCCTCGGTCGGTGTCTGGGTCGATGTCGGTTCGCGCGACGAAGGTCCGACAGTCGCCGGCGCCGCGCACTTCCTGGAACACCTGCTGTTCAAGGCGACTCCGACCCGTACGGCTGTGGAGATCGCGCAGTCGGTCGATGCCGTCGGTGGTGAGCTGAACGCGTTCACCGCCAAGGAACACACCTGCTACTACGCCCACGTTTTGGACGACGACCTGGAGTTGGCCGTCGATCTGGTCGCCGACGTGGTGCTGAACGGTGTGTGCGCGTCGCGCGATGTTGAGCTCGAGCGTGACGTCGTCCTCGAAGAGATCGCGATGCGCGACGACGACCCCGAAGATGCGCTCGGAGACGTCTTTCTGACAGCCATGTTCGGCGACCACCCCGTCGGACGGCCGGTGATCGGCAGCGTCGACTCGGTGTCCGGGATGACCCGCTCGCAGCTGCATTCCTTCCACGTCCGCCGCTATACCCCGGAGCGGATGGTGGTGGCGGTGGCCGGCAACATCGACCACAACGAAGTGCTTCGGCTGGTGCGCAAGCACTTCGCCGGCCGCCTGGTGAAGGGCCGCACGCCGCAGCCGCCGCGCAAAGGTACCGGCCGGCTGGCCGGCCAGCCCAGTCTGGCGCTGATCAACCGGGACGCCGAGCAAACCCACCTATCGCTGGGCGTGCGGGTGCCTGGTCGGCACTGGCCGCATCGTTGGGCCCTGTCAGTGCTCAACACCGCATTGGGCGGTGGCCTGAGTTCGCGCCTTTTCCAACAGATTCGGGAAAGCCGAGGCCTGGCCTACTCGGTGTTCTCGTCGGTTGACACGTTCTCCGACACCGGGGCATTGTCGGTGTATGCGGCCTGCCTGCCGGAGCGCTTCGACGAGGTGGTGCGGTTGACCACCCAAGTTCTCGACGATGTCGCGCGCGACGGCATCACCGAATCGGAATGCCGGATCGCCAAGGGATCGATCCGCGGCGGTTTGGTGCTCGGACTGGAGGATTCCGCGTCGCGGATGCATCGGCTGGGCCGCAGCGAGCTCAACTACGGCGAATACCGCAGCATCTCCACCACACTGCAGCGCATCGACGATGTGACCCTGGACGAGGTCAACGCCATCGCCCGTCAGGTGCTGACCAAGCCCTTCGGTGCCGCCATCCTCGGTCCGTACAAGTCAAAACGCGCACTGCCACAGCCACTTCGGACAATCAGGAGCTAG
- a CDS encoding nitronate monooxygenase produces MRISLQDLAVPILGAPMAGGPSTPALAAAVSNAGGLGFVAAGYLSADQFADAIVGARSLTSAPIGVNIFVPQPSAATPGELDRYRDLLAPLAEHYGAEVGHPKPDDDAWQAKLDVVADIAPEVASFTFGCPAAEVLGRLRDRGVLTAVTVTNLDEAAVAVASGVDALVVQGPEAGGHRGTFDPVARPGDEPLDGLLAAILAAYDLPVIAAGGLAGGADVRRVLDGGAVAAQAGTAFLLCDEAGTNGTHRAALTDENFTETVVTRAFSGRYARGLANGFTARYDDVAPLGYPEVNQMTGPLRRAAVAAGDPNGTNLWAGTSWRRTSRGSAADIVAALAADAG; encoded by the coding sequence GTGAGGATCAGCCTGCAGGATTTGGCCGTACCTATTCTGGGTGCACCAATGGCAGGCGGTCCGAGTACGCCCGCCCTCGCGGCGGCGGTGTCGAACGCCGGCGGTCTGGGATTTGTGGCGGCCGGCTATCTGAGTGCGGATCAATTCGCCGATGCGATCGTCGGTGCCCGGTCGTTGACCTCGGCGCCGATCGGTGTGAATATCTTTGTGCCACAGCCGTCTGCGGCAACCCCCGGCGAGCTCGACCGCTACCGCGACCTGCTGGCCCCGCTGGCCGAACACTATGGCGCCGAGGTCGGGCACCCCAAGCCCGACGACGACGCGTGGCAGGCCAAACTCGATGTGGTCGCCGATATTGCGCCCGAGGTGGCATCGTTCACCTTCGGGTGCCCGGCCGCGGAAGTTCTTGGCCGCCTGCGTGACCGCGGCGTGCTGACTGCAGTGACCGTGACGAACCTGGACGAAGCGGCGGTTGCGGTGGCCTCCGGTGTGGACGCTCTGGTGGTGCAGGGGCCCGAAGCCGGCGGGCACCGCGGCACATTCGATCCCGTCGCTCGGCCCGGTGACGAACCTCTTGACGGGTTGCTGGCCGCTATTCTCGCGGCCTATGACCTGCCGGTGATTGCGGCGGGTGGGCTGGCCGGCGGGGCGGATGTGCGACGGGTGCTGGACGGGGGAGCCGTCGCGGCGCAGGCCGGCACCGCGTTCCTGCTGTGCGACGAGGCAGGCACCAACGGCACCCACCGGGCAGCGCTGACCGACGAGAATTTCACCGAAACCGTGGTGACGCGGGCATTTTCGGGTCGCTACGCGCGGGGCCTGGCCAACGGGTTCACCGCGCGCTATGACGATGTGGCGCCGCTGGGGTATCCGGAGGTCAATCAGATGACCGGTCCGCTGCGCCGGGCCGCGGTCGCCGCCGGTGACCCGAACGGAACCAATCTGTGGGCGGGCACATCGTGGCGTCGCACAAGCCGGGGCAGCGCAGCCGACATCGTGGCGGCATTGGCTGCGGACGCTGGATGA
- the bla gene encoding class A beta-lactamase, translated as MSLSRRRVLFTGTALTVLAACGTKPSPTHPTLSDPAEPLPPVEQRIADLEKRHNAFVGLYGQNLASTVSLAHRDGDPFAMCSTFKAYLSARVLQKAQVGELRLTDTVAVDPDLLRPNSPRTEPNVGKPMALSDLCAAALQVSDNTAANLLLRVIGGPPAITAFARSIGDERTRLDRWETELNSALPGDPRDTSTPRALGGGTLTVLTGSVLDEPHRKQLEDWMRANTTSSMRAGLPTGWTTADKTGSGGFASTNDVGIAFGPNGERVLLAIMTRTRSTDANAPALRDLIAEVTTVALPALLGQG; from the coding sequence ATGAGCCTGTCCCGCCGACGCGTTCTGTTCACCGGCACCGCGCTGACCGTCCTCGCGGCCTGCGGCACCAAGCCCTCACCAACCCATCCGACACTCAGCGACCCGGCCGAACCGTTGCCGCCCGTCGAGCAGCGCATCGCCGATCTGGAGAAGCGGCACAACGCATTCGTGGGGCTGTACGGCCAGAACCTGGCCTCGACGGTCTCGTTGGCGCACCGCGACGGCGACCCCTTCGCGATGTGCTCTACGTTCAAGGCCTACCTGTCGGCCCGAGTACTGCAGAAGGCTCAGGTGGGGGAGCTGCGGCTCACCGACACCGTCGCGGTCGATCCCGACCTGTTGCGGCCCAATTCCCCGCGCACTGAGCCGAATGTCGGCAAGCCGATGGCACTTTCGGATCTGTGTGCCGCCGCCCTGCAGGTCAGCGACAACACCGCGGCCAACCTCCTGCTGCGGGTCATCGGCGGACCGCCGGCCATCACCGCGTTCGCCCGGTCCATCGGAGACGAGCGCACCCGGCTGGATCGCTGGGAAACCGAACTGAATTCGGCCCTCCCGGGCGATCCGCGTGACACCAGTACGCCACGGGCACTGGGCGGCGGCACCCTGACCGTGCTCACCGGCTCGGTGCTTGACGAGCCGCATCGCAAGCAGCTCGAGGACTGGATGCGCGCCAACACCACGTCGAGCATGAGGGCGGGCCTGCCGACGGGCTGGACCACCGCGGACAAGACCGGATCCGGCGGCTTCGCCAGCACCAACGATGTCGGCATCGCGTTCGGACCCAACGGCGAACGCGTGCTTCTGGCGATCATGACCCGCACCCGATCCACGGACGCGAACGCGCCGGCCCTGCGTGACCTGATCGCGGAAGTGACCACGGTGGCATTGCCGGCGCTGCTCGGCCAGGGTTAG
- a CDS encoding YchJ family protein, with amino-acid sequence MQPTDACPCGSGELLGRCCLVLHRGERQAGTAEQLMRARYSAFALGDLDYIWRTWHPRTRPAELTPDGGLTWTGLQIVDTVDGRCEDQTGEVEFRAHYREGPRRGTLHERSRFAVRARRWFYVDGELFD; translated from the coding sequence ATGCAACCGACCGATGCGTGCCCCTGCGGGTCTGGCGAGCTGCTTGGCCGGTGCTGTCTGGTGCTACACCGGGGCGAGCGCCAGGCCGGCACTGCCGAACAGCTGATGCGAGCCCGGTACAGCGCCTTTGCGCTCGGCGATCTCGACTACATCTGGCGGACTTGGCATCCGCGTACCCGGCCTGCCGAATTGACGCCGGATGGCGGGCTGACCTGGACCGGTCTGCAGATCGTCGACACCGTCGACGGCCGCTGCGAGGACCAGACCGGCGAGGTCGAGTTCCGTGCGCACTATCGGGAAGGGCCGCGACGTGGGACGCTGCATGAGCGGTCCCGGTTCGCTGTGCGAGCCCGACGCTGGTTTTACGTTGACGGCGAGCTATTCGACTGA
- a CDS encoding VOC family protein, protein MSEYAAPIGAPIWFDVMSSDPARAAEFYNEIFGWEVEAPPQAEFGGYQNFTRNGKRVAGLVPHMAEAGPANIWSVYLHSGDGEATVAAAQAAGATVMVPPMAVGDLGSMMVVVDPAGAVIGFWQPGTHAGFTEWGEHGTPYWFECQSKDYDASLAFYRAVLGARIDEIGTGGAPGAVGPERYGQVFVGESAYSGIMDAAKLFPAEVPSFWQVYVTVDDVAATVKQSEALGAEILMPGEETPYGTLAAIRDPLGALICLGHPPAGMTRP, encoded by the coding sequence GTGAGTGAGTACGCTGCCCCGATTGGGGCGCCCATCTGGTTCGACGTGATGAGCAGTGATCCCGCGCGCGCCGCGGAGTTCTATAACGAGATCTTCGGCTGGGAGGTCGAGGCACCGCCGCAGGCGGAGTTCGGGGGTTACCAGAACTTCACCCGCAACGGTAAGCGGGTCGCCGGGCTGGTTCCGCACATGGCCGAAGCCGGTCCGGCGAATATCTGGTCGGTGTACCTGCACTCCGGCGACGGCGAGGCCACCGTCGCGGCGGCGCAGGCCGCGGGCGCGACGGTGATGGTGCCACCGATGGCGGTGGGTGATCTGGGCTCGATGATGGTGGTCGTCGACCCGGCCGGCGCCGTTATTGGATTCTGGCAACCCGGCACCCACGCCGGATTCACCGAGTGGGGTGAGCACGGCACGCCGTACTGGTTCGAATGTCAGAGCAAGGACTACGACGCGTCACTGGCGTTTTACCGGGCCGTTCTCGGCGCCCGTATCGACGAGATCGGAACGGGCGGCGCCCCTGGTGCCGTCGGGCCCGAGCGGTACGGGCAGGTTTTCGTCGGGGAGAGCGCCTATTCGGGAATCATGGATGCCGCCAAGCTTTTCCCCGCCGAGGTGCCGTCGTTCTGGCAGGTGTACGTCACCGTCGACGATGTGGCCGCGACGGTGAAGCAGAGCGAGGCCCTGGGCGCTGAGATCCTGATGCCCGGCGAGGAGACCCCTTACGGCACCCTGGCGGCGATCAGGGATCCGCTGGGCGCGCTGATCTGCCTCGGGCACCCGCCGGCCGGTATGACGAGGCCCTGA
- the ald gene encoding alanine dehydrogenase: MRVGIPTEIKNNEYRVAITPAGVSELVRRGHEVLVQAGAGEGSAIQDADFKAAGAQLVNGADQVWAEADLLLKVKEPIEPEYSRMRKGQTLFTYLHLAASRPCTDALLASGTTSIAYETVQTSSPDGSVALPLLAPMSEVAGRLSAQVGAYHLMRTQGGRGVLMGGVPGVAPAKVVVIGGGMAGDNAAAVAWGMGAHVTVFDLNINILRKIDAEYGGAIETRYSSQLDLEDAVKQADLVIGAVLVPGAKAPKLVTNATVAQMKPGAVLVDIAIDQGGCFEDSKPTTHDDPTFNVHDAVFYCVANMPGAVPRTSTYALTNATMPYVVRLADKGWQDACLSDPALAKGLSTHQGQLLNQEVAHDLGLPYTDPAGLLS, translated from the coding sequence ATGCGCGTCGGCATCCCGACCGAGATCAAGAACAACGAATACCGCGTCGCCATCACCCCGGCCGGCGTCTCCGAGCTCGTCCGCCGCGGCCACGAGGTGCTGGTTCAGGCCGGCGCCGGCGAAGGATCGGCCATCCAGGACGCCGACTTCAAGGCCGCCGGAGCGCAGCTGGTCAACGGCGCCGACCAGGTGTGGGCCGAGGCCGACCTGCTGCTGAAGGTCAAGGAGCCCATCGAACCCGAATACTCGCGCATGCGTAAGGGCCAGACCCTTTTCACCTATCTGCACCTGGCCGCATCACGCCCCTGCACCGATGCCCTGCTGGCGTCGGGCACCACCTCGATCGCCTACGAGACCGTCCAGACCTCCAGCCCGGACGGATCTGTCGCGCTTCCCCTCCTGGCCCCGATGAGTGAGGTCGCCGGTCGGCTCTCCGCCCAGGTCGGCGCCTACCACCTGATGCGCACCCAGGGTGGTCGCGGCGTTCTCATGGGCGGTGTTCCCGGCGTCGCCCCGGCCAAGGTCGTGGTGATCGGCGGCGGCATGGCCGGCGACAACGCGGCCGCCGTCGCCTGGGGTATGGGCGCACACGTCACCGTGTTCGACCTCAACATCAATATCCTGCGCAAGATCGACGCCGAGTACGGCGGCGCGATCGAGACCCGCTACTCCTCACAGCTCGATCTGGAGGACGCCGTCAAGCAGGCGGACCTGGTCATCGGCGCCGTCCTGGTGCCCGGCGCCAAGGCCCCCAAGTTGGTCACCAATGCGACTGTGGCACAGATGAAGCCGGGTGCGGTCCTGGTGGACATCGCCATCGACCAGGGCGGTTGCTTCGAGGATTCCAAGCCCACCACCCACGACGACCCGACGTTCAACGTGCATGACGCGGTGTTCTACTGCGTGGCCAACATGCCGGGCGCGGTCCCGCGGACCTCGACGTACGCACTGACCAACGCCACCATGCCCTACGTGGTCAGGCTCGCCGACAAGGGCTGGCAGGACGCCTGCCTGTCCGATCCGGCGCTGGCTAAGGGGCTGTCGACCCATCAGGGCCAGCTGCTCAACCAAGAGGTCGCCCACGACCTCGGTCTGCCCTACACCGATCCGGCCGGCCTGCTGTCCTGA
- the aldR gene encoding HTH-type transcriptional regulator AldR codes for MSEESTKISVRAGGAPNDVRTAEFDEVDRRILAALHADARISNSALADIVGIAPSTCHGRVRRLQDVGVIRGFYTDIDPAAIGLSLQAMISVSLQANARGRIRNFIQQIRCKPQVMDVYFLAGADDFIIHVAARDTDDLRSFVVENLNADGDVAGTQTSLIFEHLRGAAPL; via the coding sequence ATGTCTGAAGAATCGACGAAAATCTCTGTTCGTGCGGGCGGTGCGCCGAATGATGTTCGGACCGCCGAGTTCGACGAGGTCGACCGGCGGATTCTGGCGGCTTTGCACGCCGACGCGCGCATCTCCAACAGTGCGCTGGCGGACATCGTCGGCATCGCACCGTCCACCTGCCACGGACGGGTGCGCCGCCTGCAGGACGTTGGTGTGATCCGGGGTTTCTACACCGACATCGACCCCGCCGCGATCGGGTTGTCGCTGCAGGCGATGATCTCGGTGAGTCTGCAAGCCAACGCTCGCGGCCGGATCCGCAACTTCATCCAGCAGATCCGGTGCAAGCCACAGGTGATGGACGTCTACTTCCTGGCCGGCGCCGACGACTTCATCATCCACGTGGCTGCCCGCGACACCGACGATCTGCGATCGTTCGTAGTGGAGAACCTCAACGCGGACGGCGACGTGGCCGGCACGCAGACGTCGCTGATCTTCGAGCACCTGCGGGGTGCAGCGCCGCTCTAG